CCGCTCATTTCTTCTGATCGACTGGTCTCGTCCAGGTTCCGATGTCTTCTACGCTTCGATCGAGGAAGCCCGCAATTATTTACGTGATGAAATTAATAAAATGGAGAAGTCTTCGCCAGTTACAGTTACCTGTATTGGTCATACCCATATTGATGTCGCTTGGTTATGGCAATTGAAGCATACCCGTGAGAAATGTGCGCGCTCGTTCTCAACCGTACTCCGCCTGATGGAAATGTTCCCTGACTATACTTTTTTACAGACTCAACCACAGCTCTATGAATACATCAAGAATGATTATCCAGAAATCTACGAGAACATTCGTGAACGTGTAGCTGAAGGACGCTGGGAAGCAGGCGGTGGCATGTGGCTGGAGGCAGATTGCAACTTGACTTCAGGAGAGTCTCTTGTCCGTCAATTACTATATGGAACCCGCTTCCTACGTAACGAATTTGGTGTCGAATGTGAATATTTATGGCTGCCAGACGTATTTGGCTACAGCTGGTCCTTGCCACAAATTCTAAAAAAATCAGGAATTAATACGTTCATGACCACAAAAATTAGCTGGAATCAATACAACCGCATGCCACATGATACCTTCCAATGGCGCGGTATTGATGGCACTGAGGTATTAACACACTTCATTACGACACCAGAGCCATGGTCTGAAGAAGATTCTTGGTTCTACACGTATAACGGTCGTATCATTCCAAAGACTGTTAAAGGAATTTGGGATACGTATCGGGATAAAGAAGTGAATCGCAATCTATTACTTTCTTACGGATATGGTGACGGCGGCGGCGGTGTTAACCGTGAAATGCTAGAGATGCGCCGCAGGCTCAACGATCTCCCAGGTCTACCGAAAATTGAAACAGGAACAGCGGGAGACTACTTCCGTAACCTGCAAGAGACTGTTGCCAATACAGATCGTTATGTCCATGTATGGGATGGCGAGCTTTACTTAGAGTATCACCGTGGCACGTACACAAGCCAAGCTTACAATAAGCGGATGAACCGTAAGCTTGAACTGCAATACCGCGAAGCGGAATGGCTAAATGCTCTACAAAGTATTGTGTCAGAAGATTGGTCGAACTATCGTCAGTCCGATTTAGACGAGGGTTGGAGAATTATTTTGCGTAACCAATTCCATGATATTATTCCGGGCTCGTCGATTCGTGAAGTGTATGAAGACAGTACGATTGAATATGCACAAGCTGAAGCCATTGGTCACTCTGTTTGGGAGCAATCTACGAAGGCACTTGTGAACGGAAGTGAAGCTGGTAAATATACCATCTGGAACAATGCTTCTTGGGAATTGACTGAGCTCGTAGAAATTACTGTAGAGCCTGGCATGGAAACAGGACATTGGATAAGTTCAGATGGTAAACAGCTACAAGCTCAGCGTGAAGGTAACCATTGGATCGTTGAAGTATCCAACATCCCTTCACTCGGATACACAACAATCTCCTTTGTAGAAGATGTAGCTTCTGAGCCACTAAGTACTCCATTCACGCTGAATGGGTCAGGAATTTCAACGCCTCATCTCGAAATAGCGTGGAACGAACAAGGTCAACTCGCATCCATCTATGATAAACACGAACAGCGTCAAGTATTAGCTAAAGGAAGCCACGGTAACGTGTTCCAAGTGTTTGAGGATAAACCATTAGCACATGAAGCTTGGGACATTGACATCTACTATCAGCAAAAAATGCGCGAAGTGATCGACTGCCGTAGTATTGAAGTCATAGAAAATGGTTCCTTGCGTTGTGTTGTACAATTCACGTGGAGCTATATGGATTCCACAATTAAACAGCAAATGATCTTACACGCTGGGCATCGTCGTATCGACTTCGTGACAAAGGTAGACTGGCATGAGAAAAAACAGCTAATGAAAGTAGCCTTCCCAGTTGCGATACGAGCTACCGAAGCTACCTATGATATCCAGTTTGGTAATGTTAAGCGTCCAACGCACTGGAACACTAGCTGGGATTACGCTAGATTCGAGACTGTGGGCCATCAGTGGGCAGATTTATCGGATCGTGGTTATGGCGTTAGCTTGCTGAACGACTGCAAATATGGCTACGACATCAAGGATAATGTGATGCGTTTATCCCTAATCAAATCAGCAACACACCCTGACCCTGAAGCGGATCAAGGCGAGCACACATTCACCTACTCTATCCTTCCGCACACTGGTGATTGGCTACAAGGTGACACCGTCCGTCAAGCTTGGTCCATCAATAATCCACTGCGGAGTACTAAAGGGCAAGCTGAAGTGGAAACAAAGTCCATGATTCGTCTTTCTACGAATACGGTTATGGTATCCGCCGTTAAGAAATCTGAGGATGGTCAAAAGTTAATCGTACGTGTTCACGACTATTCAGGAAGCCGCCAGCAGATTGATATGACCAGCGACTTGAACATTATTTCGTGGCAAGAGTGCAATCTTATGGAGCGTCCTGAGGGTGAAGTTCACACTGAACCTGTCATTACTTTTATACTTGATCCTTACGAGCTTAGAACATTTGAAATCGAAGTTTAAACATTTGCAGCTAATTAAATGAAGTAACGTACAAAATCGGGGTGTCCCTGTAGCCATTAAAGGCTGCGAGGACACCCCGTTATTTATTCTCTCACGAGTGTTTCTTTCGCATTTATGTATACACGTTGTGCAACGAGTTAACATATCGTATACTCTGAGAAAGGGGGAGATGTATATGAGAAGAATGGGGAAAATCACGATATTCACAGGTATTGGATTATTGAGCCTTGTTTTGATCGCTATTCTTGCGATCAGCGCTTTTGTGATCAAGAGACCGGCGACCGCCACTCCCGTAATCACGGAAGTGAAGCCTTACGAGTGGAATAAAGTCAATCTGGACGGAAATGTCATTTCAAGTGATGGATCAGAGTATTTTCTCTGGAATAAAAAGGGCAAAACTAATAACTGGATCATCTTCTTTTCCGGGGGCGGGGCCAGTTGGGATGCCCAAAGCGCCGCACACCCAATCAAGCTCATGAACTTCATTAAAGGTGGAGATACAGGCAACTATTTCCCTAACATCCCCTTCTATATGCTGACATTGCTGAGAGGCATGATGGATACGGATAACCCTGTCAATCCCTTTCATGGCTGGAATGTAGTCTACCTTCCCTATTCGACGGGTGATTTCCATATCGGTAACCGTACTGTTGATTATAAAAAAGGTGACGGCAGCACCTTTACAATGCGTTATAACGGCAGCAATAATGTGCGAAGCAGCCTCGATTGGATCTATGCCAACGTGGATAAGCCCGACAAACTGCTGATTGCAGGTGAAAGTGCTGGTGGATTCGGGTCCGCCTTCTGGGCTCCTGAAATCGCCTCTCATTACAAAGACTCCGAGATCTTCCAATATTCAGATAGCTCCTTCCTGAAATCAGACAAGTGGCCAAATGTTGTGAATAAGGAATGGCATGCGGACTTCGTGAAGAACTTCGGATATACCCCAGAAGCGGATATCATCGGGGCAGCTTTTAAAGCAAACGGTCATCTACTGCCTGCGGATGCGGTAATATTGCAATCCTACTCGGTATTTGACGAGATTCTGATCCATTTTCAGAACAATATCAACGATTACAAGGGACCAAGGGATCAACGCATCATTAATGAATGGTCACAGGAAATGCGGCATTCTGTATCTTCTTTGGCTGGCACTCTACCTAATTACTATTACTATCTGACCGACCATGGGCTAAATGCTAAGACGGGTACAACTCCGCACACTTTTGCAACCAGAGAGACCTTTTTTCAGGCTGAACAAGATGGTGTGAAGCTTCTGAAATGGCTCAGTGACGCGGTCAACCGTCAGAAACCCTATTCAGTAGGCAGTAAGTTCCTCAAGACGTCGGTGCCAGCTCAGAAATAGCGAAGTACTCGCACAAGACAGGAGAGAAAATCAATGAATTTGCGTGAAAAGCAGATGCAAATGACGAGGGAGATCATTAAAGATACAGCGCTTAGTTTGTTCTGTGCTCAAGGTATTGAGCGCACGGATATGGCTCAGATTGCGGAACAAGCCGGTATCTCCCGGCGCACTTTGTATCATCATTATAAGGACAAAGAAGAATTAGCCGCTCAAATCTATGTCCTGAACCTGGAGCGGATGTTTGGACAGCTGCTGTTTGATTTTGATTTTGAACAGCCGGTACATTCACTGGAGAACATTCTGGATCAATATTTGGCGCTAAGAGATCATCAGGAGTCACTAATTTATTATGATGCCATTTTTGGAGTTTACTACAGCACCCTTTCTAAGAATCCCACGGAACTGCCTGATTTTAAAAAGGCCATGGAAGGCTGGTATTCGCGGCTTATACTGCTTGAGACAATACCACTGGCTCCGGAAGAGAAAAATAAGTGGCTGGACATTCTGCAGAAGTCCACCCACCTGTTTTTCATGTATTTACAAAAAGCGGTTATTATTACTCATCAGCGGGGCGGTGTAGTTACGGAGGAAGACCGGGCAACGGACCGACAATTCAAAGATTTCATCATGCATGGCGTACGGGTACGGCATTCCCAGGATTACAAAACCCTTTAATTTCACTTAAGGGGCACTGTCAGCTTACTCCAGCTCAGTCCCTATGCCACTTTCCCTCGCTTTATTCACATAATATACCGCTGTAGTAATATCGAAGACGGCCATACCCATAGGGCAAAAGAAGATCGGATCATCTTCGACGAATTCAGCTAGGCTGTCTCGCAGGACAACATCGGTAATCATTCGCGTGTCAGCGCGTGTTAGCCCCTGTTCCAAATGAAGCTGTTCGATATCAGTATTCTCACGGCACACTTCATCCCAATCGTCGACGATTATGGCTTTTACCGAAGCTAACGCCTCCGGTTTATAATCACGCAGTGAAACATTCAACAGAAGACTCCCTTTTTCAGGAGGAAGATCGATATACCGATGTTCTGATACGGTACAGGTGATGAAGATATTAGATTGCTGATAAACGTCCGCCCAAGTCTCTGCCACTTCCATCCTGTCCCTATAAAGAGCTGAGAATCCTGACAAATCTACTTCCTTGATATCGTAAATACGGATACGTTCGATTCGTTCTCCGTACAGAGCCGTAACCATTTGAGCATGATACTGTCCAATCGGTCCCCAGCCAATAATACCGAGATGAATCTTTTCCAGCGAACGCGCCTGCATAAAGTAACGGATCATCAGTCCGCTGATGGAAGCAGTCCTTACGATGCTGGGTAGCGGAGAGTTCAGGACGGCTGAAGGTTGGCCTGTACTGGGATCATTCAATACAATGATGCTGTGCGCGCGGGGAAGACCGACCTGTGTATTATCCGGAAAGCTGGAAATCCACTTCAGCCCTACTGCATTCACGTTTCCACCTACGTAAGCGGGCATTGCAATGATCCGGTTATGAGGATTCTTATACCTTAGATAAGGCTTTACCGGCTGCGCGTAATCGCCTGAATCGATGATACTCACTGCAGTTTCAATAGACTCCACAAGGATAGACCAATCAAGCCCTACTGCCCGTATATCCCTGTCATTCAAGTACAGCATACCGTCACTTCCTCGTGAAACATATTTTCTTATATCTCAGAGGCATCGCTGCCTGCAGCCACAAACTCCTGTCCGAACTGGCTCTGAGTCCATGAGTCAGAGTATACGGTATCGAGGTAGCGTTCCCCTTTATCATGCAGAATGACCGCGCAGACAGATCCCGGAGTCAATTCTTGCTCCATCTGCTTAACGGCTGCAATGATCCCACCGGAAGATGCGCCGGCCAGAATGGATTCGTTCTGCGCCAGTATCCGGCAGCCTTTTACGATATCTAAGTCCGAGACATGTACGATACGATCGATTAGATCTGATCTGCAGAAGGGTGGCACGATGCCGGCACCCAGTCCTGGGAATCGCCGAATGCCTTTATTTCCGCCAAAAATGGCGCTTCCCTCTGCGTCAACCGCCACAATCTTGGTTTGAAGTCCGTGATCTCTTGCGTATTCCGCGAGACCCCGAATGGTGCCGCATGTACTAACGCTGCAAAACAAATAATCCACTCGGCCAAGTGCAGTCATGATTTCTTTCATTGTCGTATGGTAGTGGGCTAGATAATTATTTGCGTTCGCATACTGATTCGGCCAGTAGCTGCCCGGTATTTCCGCCAATAACTGCTGTACACGTTTCAGTCTAGCAGGAAGAAACTCCCCTGTTTCGGGATCTGGAAGGGCGACATAATCGATTGTTGCATCCAATGCCTTCAGGATTTGCAGATTTGTTTCCGTTGTTCTAGGGTCGATAACGCTAATAAAACGCATCCCTAAATACTTACAAATCATTGCCAAGCTGATCGCCATATTTCCAGAGCTCGATTCAATGACGGTAGTTCCCGGACCTATTATGCCTTCCTTCCAAGCCTCATGGATCATCCGCAGGGCGGGACGGTCCTTCGCGCTTCCTCCAGGGTTCAGCAGCTCCATCTTCGCGTAGACCTCAATCTCACTTTTGTGGAACAGGCTCTTCAGCTTAATTAAGGGTGTATTTCCGATGGTCGACAAAATGCCGTCATTGAAGGCCACCTCTACCCGATCTTTGTCATTATGATAATAAAGCTTCTTGTTCTTAACCTTTCCACTATCCATCGGCTCGTCTTTGGCTACTATAATAACTTCAATGTCATCTAGCAGATGGTTTCGAATCATCATGCCGATTTCTGGAATGCACTCCCTAATTTCCTCCCTGATCGCCGGAACAATGGCCTTATCCGCCGACTTACTTTTGATATAAACGGTCAGCGCATTGTTTCTTACTTTGACCCGGATGATCGCATCTTCTATATGACGGTATATAACCTGCTCGATATCGTACAGACTGATTTTCTCCCCGTGCTTCAATTCCCGGCCCACTCGTTTGACTATGGAGCTAAAGCTCTGCTTTTCTACACCGCCGATCATCACCGGCCTGAAGTCCCTTACAACATCATAGGTAACGAAACGAATAGCTGGCAGCAACTTGCGGACAGTTGAGGTAAGAACAAGCACACTTTCGTCTTCCCCCAGAGGTCTCAAGTCCTCACCTATCTCCTGCGTCCTGACTCCTTCAGCAAACACTCCATCGACAAGAATATACCTCCGAAGATCATGAGAGTAATAAGCAATTGTGCCGATTTCAATGGAGCCATACGTGTCAATAATATCGCGCGGTTCAAGACCGAACAGACGAGCCATACTCCGCTGCCACTCCAGTGAAGCGATTTCCCCGACCAGAATGATCTTGCGGATTCCGAATGCGCGCGGATTTCCGGTAGCCTGTACGATATGATCAAGGATGGAGGGCATTGTGTATAGCAGGTCAGGCTTAAACGCTTGAAGCTGCTCAATATGCTGTTCGATCGGCAATTCAAAGGGGATTGAACGATTTTCCAATCCTAACTGTTCAAAAATGGACAGCGCCGTATTCGCTGCATGCCCAGTACCCATATCCGCCAAAGCTTTAGTGCATCCACTGCCGACGATAAGCTCACCGAACAGTTTTGTTTTAATATCCAAGTAGTGCTTTTCGTCTTCCTCAGAGTAAAGTATGGCTTTTCGACGTCCCGAGCTTGTACCCGATGTCCTGTACACGGCCAGAGAAGGATCCATGGACTCAGTATAATAATGGGTTTCAAGAATTTCCGACGTCATAAGAGGAAGGTCCTGTATGCTATAATTCGTTTTTTCAGCGCCAATTAGCGCCTTGTACCAAGGAAATACTTCGATTACTTCAAGCACCTTACCCTGTAATTTGTCGAGCAGCATCATTGCCGCCTCCTGTTGGCCGCATGCTGCAGCCCAATTAGATAAAAACCTACAATAATCATATGTAAAGTTCTTTTGGTGTGTTCTACTATTCTGTCGTTGCCCAATCAAAAGCTGAGCCATTTTCGTAATATAGCCTATAGATAATTGAGACGGAGGGACAAAATGAAGGAGCCTATAAGGCGTGTATCCAATAAGCTGACGAAAACAAGGGTACTGGTTAGGAGCGCAGAGATAAAGAAACATGTCCCGGTTACGAGAAAAATGGATAAGAACACACTCTATAACATGCTGAAAAAGCATAAGATGGTGTACATTAAGCCATGCTGCGGATCCTTGGGACAGGGTGTGATGCGGGTTGAACAGACAAGCGCACAATACAGCTATCAATCCGGTACGCACGTACACAAATTTTCTGATTATGACACGGCTTATCGAGCAATCTTTCGAGAGACCCAGGGAAAGTCCTATTTGGTACAGAAAGGGATCAGGCTTTTGGTTTACGATGGCCGACCTTTGGATATCCGGGTAATGGTGCAAAGAAATCCTAAGGGTGGATGGGAAGCTACGGGGTTTGCAGGACGAGTGGCTCATCCTAGAAAAGTAGTTACAAACGGGAGCCAAGGGGGAACTATTTTTCCGGTAGATGTATTATTGGAAGCCTACACAAGTGCAGAAAATTGTAACACATTAATCCAGACCATGAAACAAATTGGAGTGAAGTCCGCCAAGCAGCTAAGCACTGCCTATCCAGGTCTCCAGGAAATCGGTGTGGATATTGCCTTGGACCGTCGTCTTAAACCATGGATTTTAGAAGTGAATACGGCTCCGGATCCGTGCCCATTTACTAAGCTAAAAGACACCCGTATGATTGACCGAATCGTCAAATATGCAAAAGCATATGGTCGCACATACAATCTTAAGTGCATGAAGTCAAAACAGGGTTTGGTGTAAAGCGACATCCAGAATAAATAAATCAATATGAAAAGGCGAACTGTGGATTTACAAATCTACAGCTCGCCTTTGGTCTGGAGTATATGGTTTGGTTGGGACTTTATAATATGGACGAAAAGAGACGAGAACCCCCCTCTTTAAATTTGATCATTAGGGACCTTTCTTTATAGCGTTCAGGGGTAAGCTCTGTACTTAGCAGGCTATCTTCATGAAACAATTGTTGAAGCTGTTTAGCAACTTGCTCATCATAAACAATTGCATTCACTTCAAAATTGAGTCTAAAGCTCCGGGAATCAATATTCATTGTGCCTACAGACGCTACTTCTTCGTCTACTACAATCGTCTTGGCATGCAGAAAACCATTTTCATATAACAAAATTTTTGCTCCATAACTCAATAATTCACCAGCATACGCCCAAGTTGCCCAATAAACAAAAGGATGATCAGGCTTATTTGGAATCATAATACGAACATCAACACCGGAAAAGAGTGCTATTTTACATGCATCCATAAAGCTGTTATCTGGAATGAAGTATGGAGTTTGAATATATACGCTATGTTTGGCATTCAAAATAAGCTTAATATACATATTTTTAAGATGCTCATCGCGCGAGTTTGGACCGCTGGACACAATCTGAACGGGGCTT
This window of the Paenibacillus sp. FSL R10-2734 genome carries:
- a CDS encoding pectin acetylesterase-family hydrolase; the protein is MRRMGKITIFTGIGLLSLVLIAILAISAFVIKRPATATPVITEVKPYEWNKVNLDGNVISSDGSEYFLWNKKGKTNNWIIFFSGGGASWDAQSAAHPIKLMNFIKGGDTGNYFPNIPFYMLTLLRGMMDTDNPVNPFHGWNVVYLPYSTGDFHIGNRTVDYKKGDGSTFTMRYNGSNNVRSSLDWIYANVDKPDKLLIAGESAGGFGSAFWAPEIASHYKDSEIFQYSDSSFLKSDKWPNVVNKEWHADFVKNFGYTPEADIIGAAFKANGHLLPADAVILQSYSVFDEILIHFQNNINDYKGPRDQRIINEWSQEMRHSVSSLAGTLPNYYYYLTDHGLNAKTGTTPHTFATRETFFQAEQDGVKLLKWLSDAVNRQKPYSVGSKFLKTSVPAQK
- a CDS encoding alpha-mannosidase; protein product: MFLTNRKLNSQLNEISEYRYRDRIHIPFFNSMIDEQGEIAAEPPVDGEWSKLKVGDTWKGRDLYLWLTTNIDVPASWSGRKVLGRFDFGETGAGNNSGFESLFFYNGKPYQGVDSNHTEVFLPNETVGTQLPLTFRLWSGLEGGGPKKDQTHGIRMAEICWLDEATDDFYFTALAVVETLNVLDAKTPEYTQLLSAVDRSFLLIDWSRPGSDVFYASIEEARNYLRDEINKMEKSSPVTVTCIGHTHIDVAWLWQLKHTREKCARSFSTVLRLMEMFPDYTFLQTQPQLYEYIKNDYPEIYENIRERVAEGRWEAGGGMWLEADCNLTSGESLVRQLLYGTRFLRNEFGVECEYLWLPDVFGYSWSLPQILKKSGINTFMTTKISWNQYNRMPHDTFQWRGIDGTEVLTHFITTPEPWSEEDSWFYTYNGRIIPKTVKGIWDTYRDKEVNRNLLLSYGYGDGGGGVNREMLEMRRRLNDLPGLPKIETGTAGDYFRNLQETVANTDRYVHVWDGELYLEYHRGTYTSQAYNKRMNRKLELQYREAEWLNALQSIVSEDWSNYRQSDLDEGWRIILRNQFHDIIPGSSIREVYEDSTIEYAQAEAIGHSVWEQSTKALVNGSEAGKYTIWNNASWELTELVEITVEPGMETGHWISSDGKQLQAQREGNHWIVEVSNIPSLGYTTISFVEDVASEPLSTPFTLNGSGISTPHLEIAWNEQGQLASIYDKHEQRQVLAKGSHGNVFQVFEDKPLAHEAWDIDIYYQQKMREVIDCRSIEVIENGSLRCVVQFTWSYMDSTIKQQMILHAGHRRIDFVTKVDWHEKKQLMKVAFPVAIRATEATYDIQFGNVKRPTHWNTSWDYARFETVGHQWADLSDRGYGVSLLNDCKYGYDIKDNVMRLSLIKSATHPDPEADQGEHTFTYSILPHTGDWLQGDTVRQAWSINNPLRSTKGQAEVETKSMIRLSTNTVMVSAVKKSEDGQKLIVRVHDYSGSRQQIDMTSDLNIISWQECNLMERPEGEVHTEPVITFILDPYELRTFEIEV
- the sbnA gene encoding 2,3-diaminopropionate biosynthesis protein SbnA, yielding MMLLDKLQGKVLEVIEVFPWYKALIGAEKTNYSIQDLPLMTSEILETHYYTESMDPSLAVYRTSGTSSGRRKAILYSEEDEKHYLDIKTKLFGELIVGSGCTKALADMGTGHAANTALSIFEQLGLENRSIPFELPIEQHIEQLQAFKPDLLYTMPSILDHIVQATGNPRAFGIRKIILVGEIASLEWQRSMARLFGLEPRDIIDTYGSIEIGTIAYYSHDLRRYILVDGVFAEGVRTQEIGEDLRPLGEDESVLVLTSTVRKLLPAIRFVTYDVVRDFRPVMIGGVEKQSFSSIVKRVGRELKHGEKISLYDIEQVIYRHIEDAIIRVKVRNNALTVYIKSKSADKAIVPAIREEIRECIPEIGMMIRNHLLDDIEVIIVAKDEPMDSGKVKNKKLYYHNDKDRVEVAFNDGILSTIGNTPLIKLKSLFHKSEIEVYAKMELLNPGGSAKDRPALRMIHEAWKEGIIGPGTTVIESSSGNMAISLAMICKYLGMRFISVIDPRTTETNLQILKALDATIDYVALPDPETGEFLPARLKRVQQLLAEIPGSYWPNQYANANNYLAHYHTTMKEIMTALGRVDYLFCSVSTCGTIRGLAEYARDHGLQTKIVAVDAEGSAIFGGNKGIRRFPGLGAGIVPPFCRSDLIDRIVHVSDLDIVKGCRILAQNESILAGASSGGIIAAVKQMEQELTPGSVCAVILHDKGERYLDTVYSDSWTQSQFGQEFVAAGSDASEI
- a CDS encoding YheC/YheD family protein, whose translation is MKEPIRRVSNKLTKTRVLVRSAEIKKHVPVTRKMDKNTLYNMLKKHKMVYIKPCCGSLGQGVMRVEQTSAQYSYQSGTHVHKFSDYDTAYRAIFRETQGKSYLVQKGIRLLVYDGRPLDIRVMVQRNPKGGWEATGFAGRVAHPRKVVTNGSQGGTIFPVDVLLEAYTSAENCNTLIQTMKQIGVKSAKQLSTAYPGLQEIGVDIALDRRLKPWILEVNTAPDPCPFTKLKDTRMIDRIVKYAKAYGRTYNLKCMKSKQGLV
- a CDS encoding helix-turn-helix domain-containing protein codes for the protein MNLREKQMQMTREIIKDTALSLFCAQGIERTDMAQIAEQAGISRRTLYHHYKDKEELAAQIYVLNLERMFGQLLFDFDFEQPVHSLENILDQYLALRDHQESLIYYDAIFGVYYSTLSKNPTELPDFKKAMEGWYSRLILLETIPLAPEEKNKWLDILQKSTHLFFMYLQKAVIITHQRGGVVTEEDRATDRQFKDFIMHGVRVRHSQDYKTL
- a CDS encoding 2,3-diaminopropionate biosynthesis protein SbnB gives rise to the protein MLYLNDRDIRAVGLDWSILVESIETAVSIIDSGDYAQPVKPYLRYKNPHNRIIAMPAYVGGNVNAVGLKWISSFPDNTQVGLPRAHSIIVLNDPSTGQPSAVLNSPLPSIVRTASISGLMIRYFMQARSLEKIHLGIIGWGPIGQYHAQMVTALYGERIERIRIYDIKEVDLSGFSALYRDRMEVAETWADVYQQSNIFITCTVSEHRYIDLPPEKGSLLLNVSLRDYKPEALASVKAIIVDDWDEVCRENTDIEQLHLEQGLTRADTRMITDVVLRDSLAEFVEDDPIFFCPMGMAVFDITTAVYYVNKARESGIGTELE